Below is a window of Diaminobutyricibacter sp. McL0608 DNA.
TCACCGTCAGCGCCTACACCGGCGACGACGACTTCACCGGGGCGTCTCTCGTTGTGAGTTCGCTGGGCGACCCCGGTGAACCCGCACGGGTGATCGCCGACCCGTACGCCATCGGCCCCAGCGACCAGGTGACGCTCGCCGACCTCGCCGCGATGCTCACGCATCCGCTACCGCAACACCCCACCGCCTGACGAGGAGAAGCCATGACGTCACAGAGTTTCGCCGACACCGAGTTCGTCGTGCGCACCATCGCGCAGACAGCCGTCGACAACGAGAAGTATTTCGGCGACCTCGACTCGGTCGTCGGCGACGGGGACTTCGGATTCTCGCTCGCTCGCGGCTTCGAGATCGTGCTGAACGACTGGGACGGCTACGACCGGTCCGACATCGGCACGTTCCTCCAGAAGATCGCTGTGGTGATCACGAGCCGCATCGGCGGAACGTCCGGACCGATCTGGGGCACAGCGTTCCTGCGTGCTGCCACCGTCGCAAAAGGCCGAGACGAACTCACCGGCGAAGATGTGGTCACGATGCTCCGCAAAGCGACGGAAGGCATCATGGCCCGCGGAAACGCCGAACTCGGTGACAAGACCCTGCTCGATGCGATCGCGCCGATGACCGACACGATCGAGGAACGCCTCGCGGCTGGCGATGCGTCGGATGCGGTGGTCGCGGCCGCAACATCCGCCGCCCGGACCGCCGCCGACGCCACCATCACGATGCAGGCGCGCCGGGGTCGCGCCTCGTACACCGGCGAGCGCAGCATCGGGTCGGTCGATCCGGGCGCGATCGCTGTCGCCGTCATCCTGGAACGCCTCCAGTCGACCTGGGCCGACCGCCCGAAGACCACCTGAGGGGTCGCCCCCAGGGACAGCAACAACACACGAGTACGTCACACGACGAAGTGGAGAGAGAAATGAAGAAGTTCGTCAACGATCCCCTGCAGTTCGTTCCCGAGATGCTCACAGGCATCGCGCTCGCCAACCCGGACACCCTCGAGTATGTGCCGGACTACAACCTGATCAAGCGGGCCGACTCTCCGCGCGACGACAAGGTCTCGATCATCCAGGGCTCCGGCTCTGGTCACGAACCCGCCCATGTGATGGTCGTCGGCCCCGGGATGCTCGACGCCGCGTGCCCCGGTGACGTGTTCGCCGCGCCGCCCATGGACTACGTCTACGAGACGACGAAGCTGCTCGCCTCCCCCAAGGGCGTCCTGCTGCTTGTGAACAACTACACGGGCGACCGCATGGCGTTCGACATGGCGCAGGAGATGAGCCTCGCGGACGGCGTGAAGGTGAAGACGCTGTTCATCGACGACGACGTGGCCGTGCAGGACTCGACCTACACGGTGGGCCGCCGCGGTGTCGCAGGCAACTTCTTCGTGATGAAGGCTGTGGGCGCTGCGGCCGAGGCGGGGGCCGATCTCGACGAGGTCGTCCGCATCGGTGAGAAGGTCAACTCGGTCACCCGCACGATGGGGCTCGCGCTGACCGCATGCACGCCTCCGGCGAAGGGGTCGCCGCTGTTCGAACTCGGCGACGACGAGATCGAGATCGGCGTGGGCATCCACGGTGAGCCCGGGCGCCGGCGCGCGAAGATCATGCCGGCGAACGACCTGGTCGACGTGCTGCTCGATCCGGTCGTCAGCGACCTGCCGTTCGAGAGCGGCGACAGGGTCGCGCTGATGATCAACGGGCTCGGCGGCACACCCATCAGCGAGCTGTATCTGGTGTACGGCATCGCCCACGAGAAGCTCGCTGCGAAAGGCATCACGGTCGGACGCAGCTATGTCGGCGAGTACTGCACGTCGCTCGACATGGCCGGCGCATCCCTCACCCTCGTCAAGCTCGACGACGAGATCGAAGGTCTGCTCGCCGCGCCCGCCGAGATCGGCCTGCGCATCTTCTGAGCGCGCCGAATTTCGTCGAGCACAGGAAAAGTCACCTCATCGTCGCGGTTCGGGGTGCTTTTTCCTGTGCTCGCGGGTGCGTGGGCGGGGCTGGGCGGCGCTGGCGTGCGCGCGTAGTGTGAGCGGTGGCGGCGATCGACGCCGATCCTGAGGTGTGGAGGTTCGAATGAGTGCGATCAACGACGACGACATCACGACCGATGCGGCAGGCAGCGGCGAAGGCCCGGCGGACGGGGGCGCGAATCCGGGCGGACACGACGGCGCGGCGGACGGCGGCGCCGGTGAGGGTCCCGCAGACAGCGGTGCGAACCCGGACGGCCACGACGGCGGGGCGGATGGTGGCGCGGCCGAAGGTCCGGCCGACGGCGGCGCGGGCGCAGGCGGAAACGACGGCGGCGCAGACGGTTCGGCTTGATGTCGGCTGACGGGCGCGGGTCGGGCGACCGGCCCGCGCTCTCGCGTTGCATCGCCGTCGATGCCGACCGGTTTGCCGCGGAGTTCTGGGGCGCCCGGCCGGTGCTGTCCCCCGCCGCCGAACTGGGCGAGGACTTCGCCGACCTGTTCAGCGCCGACGCCGTCGACGAGCTGATCTCGGGCCGCGGATTGCGCACTCCGTTCATCCGGATGGCCAACGAGGGCACCGTCCTCGCGCCCGCCCGTTTCACCGCATCCGGTGGCTTCGGGGCCGAGATCGGCGACCAGGTCAGTTCCGACAAGGTGTTGCAGGAGTTCGCCGACGGCTCGACGATCGTGCTGCAGGGACTTCATCGCACGTGGGGGCCGATCGCCGATTTCACGCGGCAGCTCGTCGCCGATCTCGGGCGTCCGTGCCAGGTGAACGCCTACATCACTCCGGCGTCGTCGCGCGGGTTCGACCCGCATTACGACGTCCACGACGTGTTCGTGATCCAGATCGCCGGCGAGAAGCACTGGACGATCCACGACCCCGTGCATCCGGACCCGTTGCGCGACCAGCCCTGGACCGACCACCGGGATGCCGTGGCCGCGCGCGCGGCCGAGCCCCCCGCGATCGATGCGACGTTCCGTCCCGGCGACGTGCTCTATCTGCCTCGCGGCTGGATCCATTCCGCAACCGCGCTCGGCGGCGTCTCGGTACACCTGACGATCGGCGTCGCCGCCTACACTCGCGCGGATGTCGTGCAGCGCGTGATCGCGCGGGCCGCCGACAACGCGGCCCTGCGCGCATCCCTCCCCCTCGGCGTCGACTTCGACGACCCCGCGCAGCTCGCGCCGCTCGTGGAGCAGACAGTGGATGCGCTGGTCGCCGAGCTCCGCGAAGCGGCAGCGGATGCCCGGACCACCGCCGACGTGGCCCGCACGCTCGCGACGCGGCTGCGCGACGACACGCGACCAGAGCCGATCCGTCCGCTCGCCACGATGAGCGCGCTCGCGCTGCTCGACGGGGACACGATCGTGCAGCTGCGGCGGGGACTGCGGGCGCGGTCGTCCGTCGACGGCGAGCGGGTGTGCATCCGGTTGGCGGGGAAGACCGTGACGCTTCCGGCAAGCGCTCGGGCTGCTGTCGACGCCTTGCTCGCCGGCGCACGTCTGCGCGTCGCCGATCTTCCCGACCTCGACCGTGAGTCGGCTGTCGTCGTCGCGCGCCGGCTCATCCGTGAAGGCGTGCTGGCGGTGCGCTGATGCCGGTCGACGTCGAGGGGTGGCAGCCGTGCAGTGACGGTTCGCTGCTGCGGAACGATCCCCTCGGGGGCACGGCCGGCTTCGGTGAGCGCTGGTTCCTGGTCGAGATCGACGGAGCGTGGGGTTCGCACGCCATCCTGCAGTCGCGAATGGATGGTGCCCTCGCGACTCGGCTGGTGTCGCGTGTGGAGCGGGCCGGCATCCGTCCTCTCGCCATCCGCCGCACCGGGCGCCGCGCCGACGAGCGTCGCGCCCAGACGGTGTGGCGGTGGGCGCTGGTCGACTCGCGGCCCGGGCGCGAATCCGTACTGTGGGGACAGGTCGACGCCCCCGAAGCGCTCCTCGAGGTGCCGCTCGACGGGAGCGTGGGCGAGCCGTCGGGCGAACCGGTGCTGTGCGTGTGCACGCATGCCCGGCACGACCAGTGCTGCGCGGTGAAGGGGCGGCCGATCGTGCAGGCGCTCGCACACGAGCATCCGGAACTCACCTGGGAGTGCTCGCATCTCGGCGGCGACCGGTTCGCGGCGACAATGGTGATCCTGCCCGAGGGGCTGCTCTACGGGCGGGTGCCGGTGGCGGATGCGTCGGGCCTGGTCACGCGGTACCGGGCCGGGTTGGTGGATGCGCGCTACCTTCGCGGCCGCACGGCGCTGAGCAACGTGGCGCAGGCGGCTGAGGGATTCGCCCGCGAAGCCACCGGCGACGAGCGCATCGCGGCGTTCACTGTCGTGAGCGAGTCGATGACCGTCGATGACGGTTGGATGGTGACCCTCGACCACGACGGAGCCGGCGTCACCGTCGAACTCGGCACGGCGCTCTCGGAGCCGCTGTACTCGACGTGCAATGCGACCCTCGCGATGCGCGTCCGCGAGTTCGTGCTGCGTTCGATCGCGTTCGGCCCTTCTGCTGGCCGAGCACAGGAAAAGTCACCCTGACCACGTGGATTGAGGTGACTTTTCCTGTGCTCGGTGCGGAAGCGGGGTGCGTCAGCCGGCGGCGGGACGCCCGCCCGGCGCCGCGACTCGCTTGGGCAGCGCGAACACCAGCAGCAGTGCCACCACACTGAAGGCCGCGCTGACCGCGAGAGCGTTGGCTGCGGCGGATGCGAACCCGTCCGCGACGGCCGCGGGGGTGTGCCCGGTGATCGTCAGCGATCCGAAGAGGACGGAACCGATGATCGCGATACCGATCGCGGAGCCGACGCGCTGCATCACGCTGATCACGCCACTCGCAGACCCGGCTTCGGAGCGGTCGACGGTCGCCACGATGAACTGCGCGTTCGGGGCGATGAAGAGCCCGTTTCCGAAACCGGCGATGAACAGGGGCGCGAACAGATCCCAGCTCGTGAGGTCGGATGCGTCGACCACCAGGAGCACCAGCCAAACCCACACGAGTCCGACGACGACGAGGCCGGTGCCGATGACCAGCACGTTGCGCCCGAGGAGTTTCGCGAGCCGGTCGCTGAGCGCCGAACCGATGATGCTCGCGATCGCGAACGGGATCGACACCAGGCCGGATTCGAGAGCCGTGTGTCCGAGGCCCGCCTGCCAGAGCAGCGAAATCGTGAAGAAGATGCTGGTGAACGCTGCGAAGTAGACGAACGCGAGCACGACTCCGCCGGTGAAGTTCGGGTGCGAGAAGAGGTGCGGCGGAACAAGCGGCGATCCATTGGCTTTCGCTACCCGCACCTCCCAGAACGCGAACGCCACCAGCAGAAGCACTCCGGCACCCAGTGTGACGAACGTCCAGGCGGGCCAGCCCTGGTCCTGGCCTTCGATCAGGGGCACGAGCAGCGCGATGAGCCCGGCAGACAGCAGGGCGAAGCCGAACAGGTCCCAGCCGGTGCGGCCGGTGCCTTCCTTGCCTGCGGGCAGGAAGATCGCAGCTGCGATCAGAGCGAGCACGCCGATCGGCAGGTTGACCCAGAAGACGAGGCGCCAGCCGTTCGTGTCGCCGAAGGCCTGGATGATCAGGCCACCGACGATCGGGCCGAGCGCGGTCGAGACACCGATCACGGCGCCCATGATCGCGAACGCCTTGCCGCGGACCTGCGGCACGAAGAGCAGCTGGATCGTCGCAGTGACCGCGGGCACGAAGATACCGCCGGCGAGACCCTGGACGACGCGCGCCACGATCAGCTGGAGGTCGTTCTGGGCGAGACCACAGAAGAGGCTCGCAACGGTGAAGAGCGCGAGACCGGTGAAGAAGACCCACTTGTGGCCGACGCGGTCGCCGACACGACCGGACGGGATCAGCGCCAGGCCGAACGCGAGAGCGTAGCCGGAGATGATCCACGACAGGGTGGCCTCGGACGCGTTGAGGCTGCTTCGGATCGTCGGCAGCGCGACGTTCACGATGGTCGTGTCGAGGAGGGCCATGAACATGCCCACCATGAGCACGATGAGGGCGTTCCAGGCGCGCTGCGGCACGACGGGCGCAGGAGGGCGGCCGCCGGCTGCGGCGGCGCCGGATCTGGCAGCACCGGTCGCGGCAGCACCCGATACGGTGGATGCTTCGGCTGCGACGGCAGTCGCGACCGCCGTTTCGGAGCGGGTCGCGCTCGCGTCGCCGCTCACAGCATCCGTTTCGACCGGAGCCGCGTGAGCGCCCGCGTGAGGTTCGGGGT
It encodes the following:
- a CDS encoding cupin domain-containing protein; this translates as MSADGRGSGDRPALSRCIAVDADRFAAEFWGARPVLSPAAELGEDFADLFSADAVDELISGRGLRTPFIRMANEGTVLAPARFTASGGFGAEIGDQVSSDKVLQEFADGSTIVLQGLHRTWGPIADFTRQLVADLGRPCQVNAYITPASSRGFDPHYDVHDVFVIQIAGEKHWTIHDPVHPDPLRDQPWTDHRDAVAARAAEPPAIDATFRPGDVLYLPRGWIHSATALGGVSVHLTIGVAAYTRADVVQRVIARAADNAALRASLPLGVDFDDPAQLAPLVEQTVDALVAELREAAADARTTADVARTLATRLRDDTRPEPIRPLATMSALALLDGDTIVQLRRGLRARSSVDGERVCIRLAGKTVTLPASARAAVDALLAGARLRVADLPDLDRESAVVVARRLIREGVLAVR
- the dhaK gene encoding dihydroxyacetone kinase subunit DhaK, with protein sequence MKKFVNDPLQFVPEMLTGIALANPDTLEYVPDYNLIKRADSPRDDKVSIIQGSGSGHEPAHVMVVGPGMLDAACPGDVFAAPPMDYVYETTKLLASPKGVLLLVNNYTGDRMAFDMAQEMSLADGVKVKTLFIDDDVAVQDSTYTVGRRGVAGNFFVMKAVGAAAEAGADLDEVVRIGEKVNSVTRTMGLALTACTPPAKGSPLFELGDDEIEIGVGIHGEPGRRRAKIMPANDLVDVLLDPVVSDLPFESGDRVALMINGLGGTPISELYLVYGIAHEKLAAKGITVGRSYVGEYCTSLDMAGASLTLVKLDDEIEGLLAAPAEIGLRIF
- the dhaL gene encoding dihydroxyacetone kinase subunit DhaL, which gives rise to MTSQSFADTEFVVRTIAQTAVDNEKYFGDLDSVVGDGDFGFSLARGFEIVLNDWDGYDRSDIGTFLQKIAVVITSRIGGTSGPIWGTAFLRAATVAKGRDELTGEDVVTMLRKATEGIMARGNAELGDKTLLDAIAPMTDTIEERLAAGDASDAVVAAATSAARTAADATITMQARRGRASYTGERSIGSVDPGAIAVAVILERLQSTWADRPKTT
- a CDS encoding BatC protein; protein product: MSAINDDDITTDAAGSGEGPADGGANPGGHDGAADGGAGEGPADSGANPDGHDGGADGGAAEGPADGGAGAGGNDGGADGSA
- a CDS encoding sucrase ferredoxin; translated protein: MPVDVEGWQPCSDGSLLRNDPLGGTAGFGERWFLVEIDGAWGSHAILQSRMDGALATRLVSRVERAGIRPLAIRRTGRRADERRAQTVWRWALVDSRPGRESVLWGQVDAPEALLEVPLDGSVGEPSGEPVLCVCTHARHDQCCAVKGRPIVQALAHEHPELTWECSHLGGDRFAATMVILPEGLLYGRVPVADASGLVTRYRAGLVDARYLRGRTALSNVAQAAEGFAREATGDERIAAFTVVSESMTVDDGWMVTLDHDGAGVTVELGTALSEPLYSTCNATLAMRVREFVLRSIAFGPSAGRAQEKSP
- a CDS encoding DHA2 family efflux MFS transporter permease subunit, which produces MTDTPPNEPVPEHPDGPHHGAHAGAHALPDVVPEGANPEPHAGAHAAPVETDAVSGDASATRSETAVATAVAAEASTVSGAAATGAARSGAAAAGGRPPAPVVPQRAWNALIVLMVGMFMALLDTTIVNVALPTIRSSLNASEATLSWIISGYALAFGLALIPSGRVGDRVGHKWVFFTGLALFTVASLFCGLAQNDLQLIVARVVQGLAGGIFVPAVTATIQLLFVPQVRGKAFAIMGAVIGVSTALGPIVGGLIIQAFGDTNGWRLVFWVNLPIGVLALIAAAIFLPAGKEGTGRTGWDLFGFALLSAGLIALLVPLIEGQDQGWPAWTFVTLGAGVLLLVAFAFWEVRVAKANGSPLVPPHLFSHPNFTGGVVLAFVYFAAFTSIFFTISLLWQAGLGHTALESGLVSIPFAIASIIGSALSDRLAKLLGRNVLVIGTGLVVVGLVWVWLVLLVVDASDLTSWDLFAPLFIAGFGNGLFIAPNAQFIVATVDRSEAGSASGVISVMQRVGSAIGIAIIGSVLFGSLTITGHTPAAVADGFASAAANALAVSAAFSVVALLLVFALPKRVAAPGGRPAAG